In the Rhea pennata isolate bPtePen1 chromosome 25, bPtePen1.pri, whole genome shotgun sequence genome, one interval contains:
- the AMPD1 gene encoding AMP deaminase 1 isoform X1: protein MRRPLPKQKSVFTSPVKDGQDPFATEDLEEDLGYHVQMKDGVVYIYSDKAAADRNEPKDLPYPSLEHFLDDMNFLLALIAQGPVKTYAHQRLKFLSSKFQVHEMLNEMEEMKELKNNPHRDFYNCRKVDTHIHAAACMNQKHLLRFIKKSYRVDADRVVYDAEGKQLTLKQLFQQLSLHPSDLTVDSLDVHAGRQTFQRFDKFNAKYNPVGASELRDLYLKTENAINGEYFATIIKEVGSDLEDAKYQYAEPRLSIYGRSAEEWSKLANWFNKHRVYSPNMKWMIQIPRIYDVFRSKNFLPHFGKMLENIFVPVFEATVNPQAHKELSVFLRHITGFDSVDDESKHSGHMFSTKSPKPEQWTCEKNPSYTYYVYYMYANILVLNNLRRQRGMNTFLFRPHCGEAGAITHLLAAFMTADNISHGLNLKKSPVLQYLYFLAQIPIAMSPLSNNSLFLEYAKNPLPDFHQKGLMVSLSTDDPMQFHYTKEPLMEEYAIAAQVFKLSTCDMCEIARNSVLQCGLSHEEKAKFLGANYHEEGPQGNDICKTNVAQIRVAYRYETWCYELNLIAEGLKSDDEGAGPATGSDAAGAGAGGQ, encoded by the exons TGTTCACCTCACCAGTGAAGGATGGACAGGATCCCTTTGCAACTGAGGATCTGGAGGAAGACCTGGGGTACCATGTCCAGATGAAGGATGGAGTAGTTTACATCTATAGtgacaaggcagcagctgaCAGAAATGAGCCAAAGGACCTTCCGTATCCCAGCCTCGAGCACTTTCTTGATGACATGAACTTCCTGTTGGCCCTGATTGCACAGGGACCTGT TAAGACCTACGCTCACCAGCGCCTGAAGTTCCTCTCATCCAAGTTCCAGGTGCATGAGATGCTGAACGagatggaagaaatgaaagagctGAAGAACAACCCCCACAGGGACTTCTATAACTGTCGGAAG GTAGACACACACATCCATGCTGCAGCCTGCATGAACCAGAAGCACCTTCTGCGCTTCATCAAGAAGTCGTATCGTGTGGATGCTGACCGGGTAGTTTATGATGCTGAGGGCAAGCAGCTCACTCTGAAACAGCTTTTCCAGCAACTGAGTCTGCACCCCTCTGACCTGACAGTGGATTCCCTGGATGTCCATGCT GGTCGGCAGACATTTCAGCGCTTTGACAAGTTCAATGCCAAGTATAACCCTGTGGGTGCCAGTGAGCTGCGTGACCTCTATCTGAAGACGGAGAATGCTATCAATGGCGAGTACTTTGCTACTATCATCAAG GAGGTTGGTTCTGATCTGGAGGATGCCAAGTACCAGTACGCAGAGCCTCGACTCTCAATCTATGGGCGCTCAGCTGAGGAGTGGTCCAAGCTGGCCAACTGGTTCAACAAACATCGTGTCTATTCCCCCAACATGAAGTGGATGATTCAGATACCCAGGATTTA TGATGTGTTCAGGTCTAAGAACTTCCTCCCACATTTTGGgaaaatgctggaaaatatCTTTGTTCCTGTGTTTGAGGCAACTGTCAATCCTCAAGCCCACAAAGAGCTGAGTGTCTTTCTACGCCAC ATCACTGGCTTTGACAGTGTGGATGACGAATCCAAGCATAGTGGACACATGTTCTCCACCAAAAGTCCAAAGCCGGAGCAGTGGACCTGTGAGAAGAACCCATCCTACACCTACTATGTATACTATATGTATGCTAACATCCTGGTGCTTAACAATCTACGCAG GCAGCGTGGTATGAACACCTTCCTCTTCCGGCCACACTGTGGTGAAGCTGGGGCTATTACACACCTGCTTGCAGCCTTCATGACAGCAGATAATATCTCCCATGGCCTCAACCTCAAGAAG agcCCAGTGTTGCAGTATCTGTACTTCCTTGCCCAAATTCCCATCGCTATGTCCCCACTCAGCAATAACAGCCTCTTTCTGGAGTATGCAAAGAACCCACTGCCTGACTTCCACCAGAAGGGTCTCATGGTGTCCCTTTCTACTGATGACCCCATGCAGTTCCATTACACTAAG GAGCCCCTCATGGAGGAGTATGCCATCGCTGCCCAGGTCTTCAAGCTCAGCACTTGTGACATGTGTGAGATTGCCAGGAACAGTGTCCTGCAGTGCGGGCTGTCGCATGAG GAAAAAGCCAAGTTCCTGGGAGCGAACTACCACGAGGAAGGGCCGCAGGGCAACGATATCTGCAAGACGAACGTGGCCCAGATCCGCGTGGCCTATCGCTACGAGACCTGGTGCTATGAGCTCAACCTCATTGCCGAGGGCCTCAAGAGCGACGACgagggcgcggggccggcgacGGGCAGCGAcgcggccggggctggggccggcggGCAGTAA